Proteins encoded within one genomic window of Mesorhizobium sp. AR10:
- a CDS encoding DUF3303 domain-containing protein: MLFIVIEDFTGCDRKEIYRRFRDRGRLKPDELLVHHSWIAADMSRCFLLVEADDVTLLQRWVIEWADLVEFEIVPVATSKDMVEALSGHL, translated from the coding sequence ATGCTGTTCATCGTGATCGAGGATTTTACCGGCTGCGATCGTAAGGAGATCTACCGTCGCTTTCGCGACCGGGGCCGCCTGAAGCCGGACGAGCTTCTCGTGCACCACAGCTGGATCGCGGCGGATATGAGCCGCTGCTTCCTGCTGGTCGAGGCCGATGACGTCACGCTGCTGCAGCGCTGGGTCATCGAATGGGCGGATCTGGTGGAGTTCGAGATCGTTCCCGTGGCGACGAGCAAGGACATGGTGGAGGCATTGAGCGGGCACCTCTGA
- a CDS encoding RimK family protein: MTWVILTGRQNDLDQVATPHKIITNRDYLAHPSLFRGQRPKVINLSNNYGYQSRGYYASLLAGSRGHKVIPTVETMIDLSERKLYEHALPELELALNKCRKDLGGAFPQKVCIFFGIGPSKIWDRFAKLLFDWFRAPALEVHIKDSAEWASIRKIGFHPLARMTEEEEKHFIQCLETYTNREWRDTKGRTPARYTFATLVDPHEELPPSEISSLRYWAKIAEKMGVEIEPITKKDLAKLANYDALFIRETTSISNHTYRFARRAQQEGMPVIDDPLSMIRCTNKVYLNELMTYNKVPVPPTVMIAGTTDLEVAAQTLGFPLVLKIPDSSFSRGVKKCETFEELKRLATEWLEDSDLLIAQKFIPTEYDWRVGVLGGQPLFAVHYLMAKKHWQIVNHKANGKPDQGGIKTFTLKEAPAHVVETAVKAARCIGDGLYGVDLKETRDGVFVIEVNDNPNLDHGWEDSGEKDEVWVRLTQWFLERLDRPGR; the protein is encoded by the coding sequence CTCGACCAGGTGGCGACGCCGCACAAGATCATCACCAACCGCGACTACCTTGCGCATCCTTCGCTGTTTCGCGGCCAGCGACCGAAGGTCATCAACCTGTCGAACAATTACGGCTACCAGAGCCGCGGCTACTATGCTTCGCTGCTCGCCGGTTCGCGCGGCCACAAGGTCATCCCGACGGTCGAGACGATGATCGACCTGTCGGAGCGCAAGCTTTACGAGCATGCGCTGCCGGAACTCGAACTGGCGCTCAACAAATGCCGCAAGGATCTCGGCGGCGCCTTCCCGCAGAAGGTCTGCATCTTTTTCGGCATCGGCCCGTCGAAGATCTGGGACCGCTTCGCCAAGCTGCTGTTCGACTGGTTTCGTGCCCCGGCGCTGGAGGTCCACATCAAGGACAGCGCCGAATGGGCGTCGATCCGCAAGATCGGCTTCCATCCGCTGGCCAGGATGACCGAGGAGGAAGAAAAGCACTTCATCCAGTGCCTGGAGACCTACACCAACCGCGAGTGGCGCGACACCAAGGGCCGCACGCCGGCGCGCTACACCTTCGCCACGCTGGTCGATCCGCATGAGGAACTGCCGCCGTCGGAAATTTCGTCGCTACGCTACTGGGCCAAGATCGCCGAAAAGATGGGCGTCGAAATCGAGCCGATCACGAAGAAGGATCTGGCCAAGCTCGCCAACTACGACGCGCTGTTCATCCGCGAGACCACCTCGATCTCCAACCACACCTACCGCTTCGCGCGCCGCGCCCAGCAAGAAGGCATGCCGGTCATCGACGATCCGCTGTCGATGATCCGCTGCACCAACAAGGTCTATCTCAACGAGTTGATGACCTACAACAAGGTGCCGGTGCCGCCGACGGTGATGATCGCCGGCACGACGGATCTCGAAGTGGCGGCGCAGACGCTGGGTTTTCCGCTGGTGCTGAAGATCCCGGATAGCTCGTTCTCGCGCGGCGTCAAGAAATGCGAAACCTTCGAGGAGCTGAAGCGACTTGCGACCGAGTGGCTGGAGGATTCCGACCTGCTGATCGCGCAGAAGTTCATTCCGACCGAGTACGACTGGCGCGTCGGCGTGCTCGGCGGCCAGCCGCTGTTTGCCGTGCATTATCTCATGGCCAAGAAGCACTGGCAGATCGTCAACCACAAGGCCAACGGCAAGCCCGACCAGGGCGGCATCAAGACCTTCACGCTGAAGGAAGCGCCGGCCCATGTCGTCGAGACGGCGGTGAAGGCCGCGCGCTGCATCGGCGACGGTCTCTACGGCGTCGACCTCAAGGAGACCAGGGACGGCGTCTTCGTCATCGAGGTCAACGACAATCCCAATCTCGACCATGGCTGGGAGGACTCTGGCGAAAAGGACGAGGTCTGGGTGCGGCTGACGCAGTGGTTCCTGGAGCGGCTCGACCGGCCGGGGCGGTAA